Proteins encoded in a region of the Wolbachia endosymbiont (group A) of Anomoia purmunda genome:
- a CDS encoding Rpn family recombination-promoting nuclease/putative transposase, with protein MALSKFLDARNDYAFKRIFGTEKNKDILIHFLNDILGFTGLAAIHDVEFLATILDPEIAAKKQSIVDVLCKDSQGSRYIIEMQFTKTKGFEKRAQYYAAKAYSSQADQGDNYHNLKEIIFIAVADCIIFPDKSEYKSNHVILDQNSFEHDLKDFYFVFIELPKFTKTKEDQLENIVEKWCYFFRYAAETNEEDLDKIVGSDVIIKRAYEEMNKFNWSEEELLAYEQMKKRIMDEIAAFAQKFDEGLKVGQEKGRQEGRQEGIQIGHEKGRAEGKKEGIAEGEQQAKIAVAKNLLKAGVSTDIISQTTGFSHSEISQFKEKT; from the coding sequence ATGGCTCTTTCGAAGTTTCTTGATGCTCGCAATGATTATGCCTTTAAAAGAATATTTGGCACCGAGAAGAATAAAGATATTCTCATTCATTTCTTGAACGATATTTTAGGCTTCACTGGCTTAGCTGCTATTCACGATGTTGAATTTCTAGCTACCATTTTAGACCCTGAAATTGCCGCTAAAAAGCAGAGTATTGTCGATGTTCTTTGTAAAGACTCTCAAGGTTCAAGATATATTATAGAAATGCAGTTCACTAAGACCAAGGGCTTCGAAAAGCGTGCTCAGTATTATGCTGCTAAAGCCTACTCAAGTCAAGCTGATCAAGGTGATAATTATCATAATCTCAAGGAAATTATCTTTATTGCTGTTGCTGATTGTATCATCTTTCCAGATAAGTCTGAGTACAAATCTAATCATGTCATTTTAGATCAAAATAGCTTTGAACATGACTTAAAGGATTTTTACTTCGTATTCATAGAACTACCTAAATTTACAAAGACAAAAGAAGACCAACTAGAAAATATAGTAGAAAAATGGTGTTATTTTTTTCGATATGCAGCAGAAACAAACGAAGAGGACTTAGATAAAATAGTTGGTAGTGACGTAATAATAAAACGAGCTTATGAAGAGATGAATAAATTTAACTGGTCAGAAGAAGAATTACTAGCATATGAACAAATGAAAAAACGCATAATGGATGAGATTGCTGCTTTTGCTCAAAAATTTGATGAGGGTCTTAAAGTAGGTCAAGAAAAAGGTAGACAAGAAGGTAGACAAGAAGGCATCCAAATCGGCCATGAAAAAGGCAGAGCAGAAGGTAAGAAAGAGGGTATAGCAGAGGGTGAACAACAAGCTAAAATAGCTGTGGCCAAAAACCTACTTAAAGCTGGTGTCTCTACTGATATCATATCACAAACTACAGGTTTTTCTCATTCTGAAATTTCACAATTCAAAGAAAAAACATAA
- a CDS encoding tetratricopeptide repeat protein, which produces MKYLKSYQAYGTIGNNKIKIEFLESTLNISMQYYISENLEAARILESLASVYGATSNFFKQKELLERALDISRQYSNLSNLEMARTLASLGNAYGTTGNDKIKIELLERALDISVQYYKPRNLEMARILESLASAYGATSNFFKQDELLERALPIFEQCYGHEHFEVAKILVSLGNACGNIFDYSTQRELLEKALSIFEKNNCCPLVNQLRKMKDRLNGLDITLNQLIQQISNDTSSRLEANGVQEEQVYLEPQSYLSNASVHSHSEVSTCLSEIGVTKLGGNINR; this is translated from the coding sequence TTGAAATACCTAAAGTCCTATCAAGCTTATGGCACTATAGGTAATAATAAAATAAAAATTGAGTTCCTAGAAAGTACTTTAAATATTTCTATGCAATATTATATATCTGAGAATCTTGAGGCAGCTAGAATCTTAGAAAGTTTGGCCAGCGTTTATGGCGCTACAAGCAATTTTTTTAAACAAAAGGAGTTACTAGAAAGGGCTTTAGATATTTCTAGGCAATATAGTAACCTTAGCAACCTTGAGATGGCTAGAACCTTAGCAAGCTTAGGCAACGCTTATGGCACTACAGGTAATGATAAAATAAAAATTGAGTTGCTAGAAAGGGCTTTAGATATTTCTGTGCAATATTATAAACCTAGGAATCTTGAGATGGCTAGAATCTTAGAAAGTTTGGCCAGCGCTTATGGCGCTACAAGCAATTTTTTTAAACAAGATGAGTTACTAGAAAGGGCTTTACCTATTTTTGAGCAATGTTATGGACATGAGCATTTTGAAGTGGCTAAAATTTTAGTAAGCTTAGGCAACGCTTGTGGAAATATATTTGATTATTCTACACAAAGGGAGTTGCTAGAAAAGGCTTTATCTATTTTTGAGAAAAATAACTGCTGCCCACTTGTTAATCAATTAAGAAAAATGAAAGACAGATTAAATGGACTAGATATAACATTAAATCAATTAATACAACAGATCTCAAACGATACAAGTAGTAGATTAGAAGCTAATGGCGTACAAGAAGAGCAAGTATATTTAGAACCTCAAAGTTATTTAAGTAATGCTTCAGTTCACAGCCATTCAGAAGTATCAACTTGTCTTTCTGAGATAGGAGTAACCAAGCTTGGAGGTAATATCAATAGGTAG
- a CDS encoding ankyrin repeat domain-containing protein: protein MAKEKLKISTKDIDLDEKSLKSLVEEIYEYFADGKSLFIFDNAERYVLVEKFLPLSLSPNTNKPDVLITSPNNLEWKESLRENIKVLPLLGDFTDLEATEFVKKALEIEDDSQNQDITELVKKLYNFPLALQQAVAYIKDTNVAYQKRNLEFKVSDYLKKYEETPKKLLNVKVPTGMHAETIFKTLEVAFDKIKNEEYGQQSLNMLNIISYFASSNISEEMFLSELASGDRDKLISITTLLEKYSIVRLEQGMLNVHGLVQQVRRLDLVEQKEEGKVLEEETLAKALGLLEEHMKDHNSVERYTSHIISAWNYASKYDKLIESFIVNDIDDNAAYTKYFRLIAEGSSYEAVEDIINKVKQNYSNKLKEVINAKDEDRGVPLHNAALSGDERIVKLLREKGADVNIRDKGKFTPLHLEALNGHIGVVSELLKKGEIGVNAQTTKGNTPLHLAAEKANLEVVKALIARNAKVDVKNEEGKVVSDLAHEKNHLEVENYIIQNQNKREVVTSRVDQNQQFTYKRRPGTSGIGGQRYAIELLMLFLLQGETQKEDKKIDGFYLATNMEEAGDFDDVVFKYGYNEDGVKKSEIVFLQAKHKENEKNEKGTKVKEKKVTIDRLLSQSEKGDFLLRKYFSTYRKIKQLRLKKDHLMFRDDIGSCSFVVYTNAVLNFDKSRDSVEKACVEEKYTEPGDILNFKGDSQKYYKLNAVEKVVDALRHSLDYEVLVKELVQSVYCGSIDRNKSILKDYQIFLVEGVIEKKNQREGKLRVEFLNGEQYREFSSAFFEGIKKKEFAKKSVDELKEELKRKIIKLPNNFGCAEENDLKLPLPSRLCSDKEIEEFLSELKLFVSQPGEGNLGEIIKQKMQSIYKVEQNDIDQVFSCVEYRVQKWWRKGDKYITESDAFFQESARVSINFYVEKTVTWFVGRITELDLLHKILQEGREGVTSQIFTITGLIGVGKSELARAYISKHKKDYDNNIIWIDAKDQPAIVKSFIELAQDYLKISVCNVDGGRKNIESIVEEVYRFFGKVKSLFVFDHYEVIDGFERFLPIGASSNSGNKPYILITSRRNEEQWKEMGIKEGITLGLLTEEEAISFVKKELEIDNFQDEKIRELAVDKLFRFPQVLRQGIEYIREESKKSKLRGKEGYTVDLFLQEYEENKKKLLDYSMSRNFYDHCTKTIFEVWRATADKIKNNTKYGNFALEILHLVAYYDSDNLPVESFFSKLAKDNEKLWGSIELLSCHSVIKLEKGKLNIYRLIQEVTRLELRERNQEKKVLGKAFGLIQQAFLNVTPKNCVEMRKLLRHLEVFLSFRAKKADEEKEKRGKSYILSVLTCIIDGYSFIDAREQKKKWLKKALHIVEEEYRRINNSQKITWLKNLLPTFEEEYGREHFETSRVLFNLGNAYGATGSSLKQKEFLGRALPIFEKEYGREHFETGRVLFNLGNAYGATGSPLKQKEFLGRALPIFEKEYGHEHFETGRVLFNLGNACSATGDFFGQKEFLGRALPIFEKEYGCEHSEVARILASLGNAYGAIDNNEMQIKLLERALLLFEKDYKFNCLEIPKVLSSLWHYR, encoded by the coding sequence ATGGCTAAAGAAAAATTAAAAATTAGCACAAAAGATATAGATTTAGATGAGAAAAGTCTAAAATCATTAGTTGAAGAGATATATGAATATTTTGCTGATGGAAAAAGCCTTTTTATTTTTGATAACGCTGAAAGGTATGTCTTAGTTGAAAAATTTTTACCATTAAGTTTATCTCCTAATACCAATAAACCTGATGTTTTAATTACTTCTCCTAATAACTTAGAATGGAAAGAAAGTCTTAGGGAAAATATAAAAGTGTTACCATTGTTGGGTGACTTTACTGACTTAGAGGCTACAGAGTTTGTTAAGAAAGCCCTGGAGATCGAGGATGACTCACAAAATCAAGATATAACAGAATTAGTAAAAAAGTTGTATAACTTTCCATTGGCTTTGCAACAGGCAGTGGCATATATAAAAGATACAAACGTAGCATATCAGAAAAGAAATTTGGAGTTTAAAGTTAGTGATTACTTAAAAAAGTATGAAGAAACACCAAAAAAACTGCTTAATGTTAAAGTACCAACTGGTATGCATGCTGAAACGATCTTTAAAACTTTGGAAGTTGCGTTTGATAAAATAAAGAACGAAGAGTACGGGCAGCAATCTCTGAATATGTTAAATATCATATCTTATTTTGCATCAAGTAATATTTCTGAAGAAATGTTTTTAAGTGAATTAGCAAGTGGTGATCGGGACAAACTTATTTCTATTACCACTCTGCTAGAAAAATATTCAATTGTACGCTTGGAACAAGGTATGCTGAATGTGCATGGATTAGTACAACAAGTGAGAAGATTAGATTTGGTGGAGCAAAAGGAAGAAGGAAAAGTATTAGAAGAAGAAACTCTAGCAAAGGCACTGGGGCTACTAGAAGAACATATGAAAGATCATAATAGTGTAGAACGTTATACATCTCATATAATATCAGCTTGGAATTATGCAAGTAAGTATGATAAGTTAATAGAGAGTTTCATTGTCAATGATATTGATGATAATGCAGCGTATACAAAGTATTTTCGCTTAATTGCTGAAGGTAGTAGCTATGAAGCTGTTGAAGATATAATAAATAAAGTAAAACAGAACTACTCTAATAAGCTTAAAGAAGTTATTAATGCAAAAGATGAAGATAGGGGAGTGCCACTACATAACGCAGCTTTGAGTGGTGATGAACGAATAGTAAAGCTTCTCAGAGAAAAAGGAGCGGATGTTAATATCAGAGACAAAGGTAAATTTACACCGCTACACTTGGAAGCTCTAAATGGTCATATAGGAGTTGTTAGTGAATTACTAAAAAAAGGTGAAATAGGTGTCAATGCTCAAACAACTAAAGGCAATACGCCATTACACTTAGCTGCAGAAAAGGCTAACTTAGAGGTAGTTAAGGCTTTAATTGCAAGGAATGCAAAGGTTGATGTTAAAAATGAAGAAGGTAAAGTAGTATCAGATTTGGCGCATGAAAAAAATCATCTAGAAGTTGAGAATTACATTATTCAGAACCAAAATAAGAGAGAAGTGGTTACTAGTCGAGTAGATCAAAATCAACAATTTACATATAAAAGAAGGCCAGGAACATCTGGTATAGGAGGTCAGCGTTATGCAATAGAGTTATTGATGTTGTTCTTGTTACAGGGGGAAACACAAAAAGAAGATAAAAAAATAGATGGTTTTTATTTAGCAACAAATATGGAGGAAGCAGGAGATTTTGATGATGTGGTCTTTAAGTATGGATATAATGAAGATGGAGTAAAAAAGTCAGAAATAGTTTTTTTACAAGCTAAGCATAAAGAGAATGAGAAGAATGAAAAAGGAACTAAAGTAAAGGAAAAAAAGGTTACAATTGATAGATTGCTTTCACAATCAGAAAAAGGTGACTTTCTTTTAAGAAAGTACTTCAGTACTTATAGAAAGATTAAACAGCTTAGATTAAAAAAGGATCATCTGATGTTTAGAGATGATATAGGAAGCTGTAGCTTCGTGGTTTATACTAATGCTGTACTTAATTTTGATAAGAGCAGAGATAGTGTTGAAAAAGCATGTGTAGAAGAGAAATATACAGAGCCTGGAGATATTTTAAATTTTAAAGGAGATTCACAAAAGTACTATAAACTAAATGCAGTTGAGAAAGTAGTGGATGCTTTAAGGCATTCACTGGATTATGAAGTACTTGTAAAAGAATTAGTTCAGTCTGTCTATTGTGGGAGTATAGATAGGAATAAGTCTATTTTGAAGGATTATCAAATTTTTCTAGTAGAAGGAGTGATAGAGAAAAAAAATCAAAGAGAGGGTAAACTGAGAGTAGAATTCCTTAATGGTGAGCAATATAGAGAATTTAGTAGTGCATTTTTTGAAGGGATAAAGAAGAAAGAATTTGCTAAAAAATCAGTGGATGAGTTGAAAGAAGAGTTAAAAAGGAAGATTATAAAATTACCTAATAATTTTGGATGTGCTGAAGAAAATGATTTAAAGCTTCCACTTCCTAGTAGGTTGTGTAGTGATAAGGAGATCGAGGAATTTTTAAGTGAGTTGAAACTTTTTGTGAGTCAGCCTGGGGAGGGTAATTTAGGTGAGATCATAAAACAGAAAATGCAGTCAATCTATAAAGTAGAGCAAAATGATATTGATCAAGTCTTTTCTTGTGTTGAGTATAGAGTACAAAAATGGTGGAGGAAAGGAGATAAATATATCACGGAAAGTGATGCATTCTTTCAAGAATCAGCAAGGGTTTCAATTAATTTTTATGTAGAAAAAACTGTAACCTGGTTTGTTGGAAGAATTACAGAATTAGATCTTCTACATAAAATACTACAAGAAGGCAGAGAAGGAGTAACATCACAGATATTCACTATAACTGGTCTTATTGGTGTGGGTAAAAGTGAATTGGCTAGAGCATATATTAGCAAACACAAAAAAGACTACGATAATAATATTATTTGGATAGATGCTAAAGATCAACCAGCCATTGTAAAGTCATTTATTGAATTAGCTCAAGATTACCTGAAAATCAGTGTATGTAATGTAGATGGAGGAAGAAAGAATATAGAGTCCATTGTAGAAGAGGTATACAGGTTTTTCGGAAAAGTAAAAAGCTTGTTTGTTTTTGATCATTATGAAGTAATTGATGGATTTGAGCGTTTCTTACCAATTGGCGCTTCAAGCAATAGTGGTAATAAGCCCTATATTTTAATTACTTCCCGCAGAAATGAAGAACAGTGGAAAGAAATGGGAATAAAAGAGGGAATAACATTAGGTCTATTAACTGAAGAAGAGGCTATAAGTTTTGTGAAGAAGGAGTTAGAAATTGATAATTTTCAAGATGAGAAGATAAGGGAGCTAGCGGTAGATAAATTATTTAGGTTTCCACAAGTCTTACGACAAGGAATTGAGTATATAAGAGAAGAAAGTAAAAAGTCTAAGCTTAGAGGAAAAGAAGGGTATACAGTAGACCTCTTTTTGCAGGAATATGAAGAAAATAAGAAGAAATTACTAGATTATAGTATGTCTCGGAACTTTTATGATCATTGTACCAAAACGATATTCGAAGTTTGGAGAGCAACGGCTGATAAAATAAAAAATAATACCAAATATGGAAATTTTGCTTTAGAAATTTTACATCTAGTAGCTTACTATGATTCCGACAATCTTCCTGTAGAATCTTTTTTTTCAAAATTAGCAAAAGATAATGAAAAATTGTGGGGAAGTATTGAATTATTGAGTTGCCATTCAGTAATAAAATTAGAAAAAGGCAAATTGAATATTTATAGACTAATTCAAGAAGTGACAAGGTTAGAGCTGAGAGAGCGGAATCAAGAGAAAAAAGTTTTAGGAAAAGCTTTTGGATTAATACAGCAAGCTTTTCTTAACGTCACGCCAAAAAATTGTGTTGAGATGCGAAAGTTGTTACGACATTTAGAAGTATTCCTTTCTTTTAGAGCTAAAAAAGCAGATGAAGAGAAAGAGAAAAGAGGAAAAAGTTACATTTTAAGTGTATTGACATGCATAATAGACGGGTATTCATTTATAGATGCTCGTGAGCAAAAAAAGAAATGGCTAAAAAAAGCTTTACATATTGTTGAGGAAGAGTACCGTAGAATTAATAATTCGCAAAAAATAACGTGGCTAAAAAATCTTTTACCTACTTTTGAGGAAGAGTATGGACGTGAGCATTTTGAAACGAGTAGAGTACTATTCAACTTAGGAAACGCTTATGGCGCTACAGGCAGTTCTTTAAAACAAAAGGAGTTCCTAGGAAGGGCTTTACCTATTTTTGAGAAAGAGTATGGACGTGAGCATTTTGAAACGGGTAGAGTACTATTCAACTTAGGAAACGCTTATGGCGCTACAGGCAGTCCTTTAAAACAAAAGGAGTTCCTAGGAAGGGCTTTACCTATTTTTGAGAAAGAGTATGGACATGAGCATTTTGAAACGGGTAGAGTACTATTCAACTTAGGAAACGCTTGTAGCGCTACAGGCGATTTTTTTGGACAAAAGGAGTTCCTAGGAAGGGCTTTACCTATTTTTGAGAAAGAGTATGGATGTGAGCATTCTGAAGTGGCTAGAATTTTAGCAAGCTTAGGCAACGCTTATGGCGCTATAGATAATAATGAAATGCAAATTAAGTTACTAGAAAGGGCTTTACTTCTTTTTGAGAAAGATTATAAATTTAATTGTCTTGAAATACCTAAAGTCCTATCAAGCTTATGGCACTATAGGTAA
- a CDS encoding IS4 family transposase: MDRIACLSKDLNEFFNEKADEISIAVGFIKRKRKLNGSSFIKAMVFGNIGVGDCSIETMCQLLNEDSIEITKQGLDYISLPSSMEDMYKGYGSSYRDCESNTKSGIKLQLVFDYLNQALDKLNLIEGIRSDQGYRDYLNGLSANDLLIFDLGYFVPSSFKQIDEAGAYFVSRYKSDTNIYDIETNQKIELLECLEGQSLLEMEVLLGKEVKIKVRIICQKLTEEQSIIRRRANKLAKSHGYTSSQKNQKLLDWSIFITNVPESKISAEQVLTVYRVRWQIELLFKLYKSHIRLDELKGKPYRVLCELYAKLCAILIFHGIVGCIKLKENTELSLTKAFIELKRRIRELFLALSSKINNLRIFLKKLTTDWSQFSVKDRYRKTRVSTLSSLNFLTLAS, translated from the coding sequence ATGGACAGAATAGCTTGCTTATCAAAAGACCTCAATGAATTCTTTAATGAAAAAGCAGACGAAATATCAATTGCAGTAGGTTTTATAAAAAGAAAGAGAAAACTTAATGGCTCATCATTCATAAAAGCTATGGTTTTTGGTAACATAGGAGTTGGTGATTGCAGCATAGAAACAATGTGCCAATTGCTAAATGAAGACTCGATAGAAATTACAAAACAGGGTTTGGATTATATTAGCCTGCCCAGTAGCATGGAAGATATGTACAAAGGATATGGGAGTAGCTATAGAGATTGTGAGAGTAATACCAAATCAGGAATAAAGCTGCAGTTAGTCTTTGATTACCTGAACCAAGCGCTAGATAAGTTAAATTTAATAGAAGGAATAAGGTCGGATCAAGGTTATAGGGATTATCTGAACGGTTTATCAGCCAATGATTTGCTAATATTTGATTTGGGCTACTTTGTGCCTAGTTCTTTTAAACAGATTGATGAAGCAGGTGCATATTTTGTTAGTCGTTATAAGTCTGATACCAATATATATGATATAGAAACAAATCAAAAAATAGAGTTGTTGGAATGTTTAGAAGGTCAATCCCTTCTAGAGATGGAAGTGCTATTAGGAAAAGAAGTAAAAATTAAAGTGAGAATTATATGTCAAAAATTAACTGAAGAACAGTCTATAATTAGAAGAAGGGCTAATAAGTTAGCAAAATCACATGGATATACATCTTCTCAAAAGAATCAAAAATTGCTGGATTGGTCGATATTCATAACTAACGTTCCAGAGAGTAAAATCAGCGCTGAACAAGTATTAACAGTTTACAGGGTAAGATGGCAGATTGAATTATTATTTAAATTGTATAAGAGTCACATCAGGCTTGACGAACTTAAAGGAAAACCATACAGAGTATTATGTGAACTATACGCTAAATTGTGCGCAATTCTTATATTTCATGGAATAGTTGGTTGTATAAAACTGAAAGAGAATACAGAGCTGAGTTTAACAAAGGCATTCATTGAATTAAAAAGAAGGATTAGGGAGTTGTTTTTAGCGTTAAGCAGTAAAATTAATAATTTGAGAATTTTCCTGAAAAAACTTACCACAGACTGGTCACAATTTTCTGTGAAAGATAGATATAGAAAAACTAGAGTATCCACCTTAAGTTCATTGAATTTTCTTACCCTTGCTTCTTAA
- a CDS encoding ankyrin repeat domain-containing protein codes for MKFSKESFSKFFKEVSSNGFKNINKRNEEGETILHQAVEISDYKTVRLLIKKGAEVNARDKNGYTPLHCAVFAKSLENVKVLLRSGAEVNATQYVTGCTPLHSACKIGGAGIEIIKELVKAGAEVNQLNKYGATPMYYIWESEKYRLCDSKESEKASKFLKEKGGITKSRELTCYGIEGIVGEIADMLNGSYMPELKIIEIGEIRKRDKSLIKKECQNLASKIMSKVNEMIDEGVRRKA; via the coding sequence ATGAAGTTTAGCAAAGAATCTTTTAGTAAGTTTTTTAAAGAAGTATCAAGTAACGGGTTTAAAAACATTAATAAAAGAAATGAAGAAGGAGAGACGATATTACACCAAGCAGTAGAAATCTCTGATTACAAAACAGTGAGATTATTAATAAAAAAAGGAGCAGAGGTTAATGCAAGAGATAAAAATGGTTATACGCCACTACACTGTGCAGTATTTGCAAAAAGTTTAGAAAATGTAAAAGTGCTGCTAAGGTCTGGAGCAGAAGTAAATGCTACTCAATATGTCACTGGATGTACGCCACTGCACTCTGCGTGCAAAATAGGAGGAGCAGGAATTGAAATAATAAAAGAGCTAGTAAAGGCAGGAGCTGAAGTTAATCAACTGAATAAGTATGGTGCAACACCAATGTATTACATTTGGGAAAGTGAAAAGTATCGTCTATGTGATAGCAAAGAGAGTGAAAAGGCGAGTAAATTTCTGAAAGAAAAAGGTGGAATAACAAAAAGTAGAGAACTGACGTGCTATGGAATAGAGGGGATAGTGGGAGAAATAGCAGACATGTTGAATGGAAGCTACATGCCGGAGCTAAAAATAATAGAGATAGGAGAAATAAGGAAGAGAGACAAATCACTAATAAAGAAAGAATGTCAAAATTTAGCAAGCAAGATAATGAGCAAAGTGAACGAAATGATAGATGAGGGGGTGAGAAGAAAGGCTTAG
- a CDS encoding ankyrin repeat domain-containing protein yields the protein MVKLGKKEESLLENSFKNIYERDEKGRTVLHYAVDAKTVRLLVEKGANVNAADVEGHTALHLAVTEKRLETVRELIKSVGNVNAEEYGSKCTPLHLACMVGKVEIVKELVEAGAEIEQADKFGMTAMDYAKNSKEVTEVLKKETDRIEKLFMRG from the coding sequence ATGGTAAAGCTCGGTAAAAAAGAGGAGTCACTATTAGAGAACTCGTTTAAAAATATTTATGAAAGAGACGAAAAGGGAAGAACAGTTTTGCATTATGCAGTAGACGCAAAAACAGTGAGATTATTAGTTGAAAAAGGAGCGAATGTGAATGCAGCAGATGTAGAAGGACACACAGCACTGCACCTAGCGGTAACGGAGAAACGCCTAGAAACCGTGAGAGAATTGATAAAGTCAGTAGGGAATGTAAATGCGGAAGAATATGGAAGTAAATGCACTCCATTGCACCTTGCATGTATGGTGGGGAAAGTGGAAATAGTAAAAGAGTTAGTGGAAGCAGGAGCAGAAATAGAGCAAGCAGATAAATTTGGAATGACAGCGATGGATTATGCGAAAAACAGTAAAGAAGTAACTGAAGTATTGAAGAAAGAAACAGACAGAATTGAAAAGTTATTTATGAGAGGCTAA
- a CDS encoding DUF2924 domain-containing protein, with protein MEEETEKKVGNLGNKPLEELKKIWKKVFWEEAPRYSKKYLIPRLAYRMQEKAYGEMSRKGTKRLEYLADRLEKGKRISSDKLPVEGTELILERGEETHAVMVTDKGLIYREEFYTSLSAVAGKIMGMSYNGPLLFGLRDKNGS; from the coding sequence ATGGAGGAAGAAACAGAAAAGAAAGTAGGAAATTTAGGGAACAAACCATTGGAAGAACTGAAAAAAATATGGAAAAAGGTATTTTGGGAAGAAGCGCCTAGATACTCAAAGAAATATCTGATACCGAGATTAGCTTATAGAATGCAGGAAAAAGCGTATGGAGAAATGTCAAGAAAGGGGACAAAAAGACTAGAGTATCTGGCAGATCGGCTAGAGAAAGGAAAAAGAATAAGTAGCGATAAACTCCCAGTAGAGGGAACAGAGCTAATATTAGAGAGAGGGGAAGAGACTCACGCGGTAATGGTAACAGATAAGGGTTTGATCTACAGAGAAGAGTTTTATACGTCATTATCAGCAGTGGCAGGAAAAATAATGGGAATGAGTTACAACGGGCCGCTCCTATTTGGTTTGCGTGATAAAAATGGAAGTTGA